Genomic window (Saccharothrix australiensis):
GCCGCACGTCCGCGTAGAACTCCCGCTTCTCCGCCAGGTCGCCGTACATGCCGAAGATCGCGTCCGCCGCCGCGGCGGCGAACTCGCGGCCCTCCGGCGACGAGCCGGCCTGGAACACGACCGGCCGGCCCTGCGGGCCGGGCGGCGTGGTGAACCGGCCGGCGATGTCGAACTGCGCGTCGCGGTGCGCGAACGCGCCCGCGTCGGCGCGGCGCAGGAAGCGGCCGGTGGCCTTGTCGGCGAGCACGTCGTCGGCGCGCCAGGAACCCAGCAGCCGGCACACCGCGTCCAGGAACGCGGCGGCCCGCTCGTAGCGCTGCTCCCGCGGCAGGTAGGACCCGCGCCGGAAGTTCTCCCCGACGTACTCCTCCCAGGTGGTGACGACGTTCCACCCGGCGCGCCCGCCGGACAGGTGGTCCAGCGTCGCGAACTGCCTGGCCACCTCGAACGGCTCGTTGAACGTCGAGTTGACCGTGCCCGCCAGGCCGATCCGGTCGGTGACGGCGGCGAGCGCGGCCAGCACGGCGAAGTTGTCCGGCCGGCCCGCCATGTCGCGGTCGTAGACCTTGCCCTGCTGCTCGCGCAGGCGCAGGCCCTCGGCCAGGAACACGAAGTCGAACCGGGCGCGCTCGGCGGTGCGGGCGAAGTCCGCGAACGCGGCGAAGTCGATGTGGCTGCCGGTCGCCGGGTCGCTCCACACCAGCGTGCTGTTGGTGCCGGGGAACATCGCGCCCAGGTGCAGTCGGCGGGTCACGACGACCTCACCGCCGCGGCGGCGTACCGGCCGGCCGGGCGGGCCAGCCCCAGCAGGCCGCGCAGCGTGCCCGCCTCGTACCGGGTGCGGAACACCCCGCGCCTGCCCAGCTCGGGCGCCACGGCGCGGGTGACGGCCCGCAGGTCGTGCGGCAGCGCGGCGGGCCGCAGCCGGAACCCGGTGATCCCGACCGCCCACCACGACTCCAGCAGGTCGGCCAGCGCGGCGGGCGTCCCGGTGAACACCGGCGCCCCGGGGTCGCAGCCGCCGTGGCCCAGGGCGTCCAACCGCGCCGCGCGCTCGGCCGCCGCGCCTTCCTCCTCGTCCACGAAGACGGTCAGCTCGGCGAACACGTGCACGGGCCCGTCCCGGCCCGCAGCCTCGCACGCGGCCCGGACCCGCGCGGCGGCGCGGCGCGCGTCCTCGGCGTCGCGCGGCGCGACCAGCACGACGTCGGCCGCGCCCGCCGCGAAGGCCAGCGCGTCGTCGTCGTGGGCGGCGGCGCACACCACCGGCTGCCCCTGCGGCGGGCGCGGCGTCGTGGACGGGCCCGCGACCGAGAACCACCGGCCGCGGAAGTCGACGTGGTGCAGCTTGTCGCGGTCCAGGAACCGGCCCGTCGCCCGGTCGCGGATCACCGCGTCGTCGTCCCAGCTGTCCCACAGCCTGCGCACCACCTCGACGTAGTCGGCGGCCTCGGCGTGCAGGTCCGCGCGCGGCACCGGGAAGCGGCGGCGGCCGAAGTGCGCGGCCTCGTCCACCCGGTCGGTCACCCGCGCGCACCAGCCGGCCCGCCCGGTGCTCGCGTAGTCGAGCGTCGCGACCGCCCTGGACGTGTGGAACGGCTCGGTGTGCGTCACCGTCACCACCGGCACCAGGCCGACGTGCGCGGTGACCGGGGCCGCCCGCGCGGCCACCTGCACCGCGTCGAGCCGGCCGCGCACCCGGTCCAGCCGGTCGTCCGGCCCGTGCGGCGCGGACGACTGGAGCACCAGCGCGTCCTCGACGGTGACCAGGTCGAGCAGGCCGCGCTCGGCCTCGGCCACCAGGCCCGTCCAGTAGCCGGGCGTGCACAGCAGGTCCGGACGGGCGTCCGGCTCGCGCCACGCGGCCGGGTGCCACCCCGTGCCGTCCAGCGCGACGGAAAGGTGCAGCGGGAACACCACGGATAACGCCTCCTCGGGTGGTCGACAGGGACCGCCCTGGTTTCTCGCGGCTGCCCCCGCGTGTTGTCAAACGTTTGTCACCGGCCCTTGTAAACATTCCGCGCGCCCTGCCACACTTGCCGCCCCGCAAGCGGTCGCTATTCGCGGCGGGCGTTCCGCGGCACGGCGGAAATCGGGCCCGCAGGCGCCACCCCGCAATTCGGAGGAGAACACGTGCGCGTCGCCATCGCCCACAACCTGCGCACCACCGACGACGTGTCGGAGGTGGTCTTCACCTCCCGCGAGACGGTCGACTCCGTCGCCGAGGCGATCGCCGGGCTCGGGCACGAGCCGGTGCCGGTCGAGGTGTCCGGACCCGTCGCCGACACCGTGGAGCGGCTGGAGGACTGCGCGCCCGACCTCGTCTACAACCTCGCCGAGGGGTGGACCGACGGCGCGCGCCAACCGTTCTACACCGGCCTGTACGCCGCGCTCGGGCTGCCGTTCACCGGGTCGCCCGCCCACGTGCAGGCCCTCGCGATGGACAAGTACGCCACCAAGCTCGTGGTGGCCGGGCACGGCGTCCGCACGCCCCGGTCGCAGTTCCTGCGCGACGCCCGCGACCTCGACCCCGCCCGGTTCGAGCCGCCCGTGATCGTGAAGCCGAACCACGAGGGCACCTCGCGCGGCATCACCCAGGAGTCCGTCGTGGACAGCGCGGCCGAAGCCGCCGCCCTCGCCGCGGACCTGCTGCGCGAGTACGGGGCGGGCGTGCTCGTGGAGGAGTACGTGCCCGGTGTCGACGTGACCGTGCCGTGGCTGGAGATCGCGGGCGATGACGGCGGGGGAGCGCTCGACGCCACCGAGGTGCTGATCCACGACCTCGCCGCGTCCGGTCGCCGGCACGGCATCATGGACTACGGCTTCAAGAACTACTCGAACCGGCCGCTGACCGGTGTCGCGCCGAGCGCGTCGTTCCGCACGCCCGCGCGGCTGCCGTCCGCCGTGCTCGCCGAGCTCGCGGCGAGCACCGCGACCACGGCGCGCGCGCTGGGCTGCCGCGACCTCGCGCGGGTGGACTTCCGGGTCGGCGACGACGGCGTGCCGCACCTGCTGGAGGTCAACGTGCTGCCGGGCCTGGACCCGACGCAGAGCATCCACCACGCGGGCCGCCTCGCCGGCCTGCACCCCACGCAGGGCGTGGTGCGGGCCGTCGTCGCCTCGGCGGCGCGGCGCTGGGGCCTGGCGGCCGAGCCCGTCCAGCCGACCGCCGTGGGGGTGTGACGTGGAGGACGGCTGGTACCTCGCCACCTACCTCAACCCGGCCGGCGTGCACCGGCCGCTCGACGTGTACTTCCGCCACGACAACAACATCTCGCTGTGGGAGAAGCGCGGCCGGTACGTGACCCTCCTGCGGCACTGGGAGTACGAGCGGACGACGGGGCAGAAGATGCACCGCACGCCGTTCGTCGCGCACCGGGACCAGGTGGCGTTCATCGACCGCCTGCTCGCGCCGACCGGGCTGCGGCTCGCCGACATGACGGCGGTGTGGGGCACGCCGGACCTCGCGGCGGGCGCGCACCCGTGGGTGGAGCCGGACACCGACCTGGCGTTCCACAGCATCGCCCACCTCTACAGCGCGATCCTGCTCGACAGCGACGTCTTCTTCGACGGCACGGTCGTCGGCATGGCCGTCGACGCCGGCCCGGACCGCCTGCTGGACCGCCGCTTCAAGCCCCACTGGTACGCCGGGTGCGTGGTGCGCCGCGGACGCGTCGAGCTGCACCCCGTCGAGTCGCCCGGCCCGCTGTACTGCGAGGCGCGGGACCACTTCGGGCTCCGCGAGGGCACGCTGATGGCGCTCGCCACCGCGACCGGGGCCACCGGCCGGTGCGACCGCGAGGCGGTGCTGGAGAAGTGCCGGTTCGACGGCTTCGACGGCATGGCGCAGGCCGCGCTCGCGTTCCGGGAAATCCTGGCCCAGGTCACCGGAACCGCCGACGCGGACCCGCGGTTCACCGAGCGGGAGAACCTGATCAGCGCGGTGATGAAGGAGGTGCAGGCGATCTCGGTGGCGATCATGGAGCGCAACACCGAGCGCCTGCTCGACGTCGGCGGCGTCGACCCGGCGGCGGCGCACCTGGCGCTCGCCGGCGGTTACGCGCTGAACTGCCCGACCAACAGCCACCTGATGGACCGGTACGGCTTCCGCGGCCTGCTCGCGCCGCCGTGCGTGGGCGACAGCGGCCAGTCGATCGGCATCGCGCTGGAGGCGTTCCACCGCGGTTCGGGCGGCGAGCGGTTCCACTTCCGCTTCCCCGGTCCGTACCTCGGGTCCGAGGACGGCGACCTGGCCGGCGCGCTCGCCCGCCACGCCCGGTTCGTCGAGTCCGTCACCGACGACTTCGACCCGGCGGCGGCCGTGGCCGACCTGCGCGAGGGGCCGGTGGCGTGGTTCGCGGGCCGGGCGGAGAGCGGGCCGCGGGCGCTGGGCAACCGCAGCATCCTCGCGGACCCCACGTCGAGCGTGGCCAAGGACGTGCTGAACCAGGTGAAGCGCCGCGAGTGGTGGCGGCCGGTCGCGCCGGTCGTGCTGGCCGAGCACGCCGACGCGTGGTTCGAGGGCGTCCGGCCGTCGCCGCACATGCTGGAGACCTTCGCCGTGCGGGCCGACCGCCGCGCCCGCGTGCCCGCCGTGGCGCACCTGGACGGGACCGCGCGGGTGCAGACCCTGACGCGCGCGCAGAACCCGTTGCTGCACCGGCTGATCACGGCGTTCCACGCGGCGACCGGCGTGCCGATGCTGTGCAACACGTCGTTGAACGACAAGGGGGAGCCGATCGTCGACACGATCGAGCAGGCGATGAACTTCTGCCTGCGCCGAGGCGTGCGCGTGGCGTACTTCGACGGGCGGCGCGTGGCGTTCCGCGACTTCGCGGACTACCCGGAGCGGAACCCGGCCGAGCGGGTGCGCGCGCCGTTCACCGACGTGGACCCGTGGGAGGCGCTGCGGGTGCGGGCCGAGGCTAACCCGCACGGCCTGCCCGGCACGCACCTGTACCTCTACCTGCGCGACCTGGAACTGCACGACCGGCACGACATCCGCACGGCCGAGGGCGCCGCCGCCGTGCGCGCCGCGATCGACCGCCGCCTGCGCGCGGACCCGGACCTGTGGGTCGAGGTGGAGCGCGACCGCGAGGAAACCGCGCGCCAGTTCGAGAACTTCGGCGGGGCGGAGGTCGTCAACGGGCGCGTGCCCGTCTACCGGGTGTCCGAGTCGTCGCGCTGAGCGGGCGGGTCGCCGGGATGCTCGACGCTCCGGCGAACACCGCCCCGGAGCCCACGCCGGGGACGGGGCGCGGCCGATCGGCCGCGCCCTGCCCGGATCGGCCGCGCCCTGCCCGCCCGGTGCCGCAGCCGGCCGGTGCCCGGCCCGACCGGTGCCCCGGTCCACCGGAGCCGAGCGCGACCAGGGCCGACCGCGACCGGGGCCGACCGGGACCTGCCGCCGGTCAGGCCGCGGCCCGCAGGTGCTCCCACGCCCACTCCTCGAACCCGGTCAGGGGCAGCCCGAGGTCCCTGGCGTGCTCCGGGCGGGCGGGCTGGCCGGCCGCGTCGAGCCACTCGTGCGAGGAACCCATCGCCGGCATCCCGGCGGCGACGGCCTGCTCCGCGGTCATGTCGGGTGCGGCCAGCGGCGTGCCCAGCACGCGGGAGAGGACGTCGGCGATCGCGGTCATCGACAGGTAGTCGCCCGCCAGTTCCAGCTCGACCCCGGTGAACCGCTCCGGGTCGAGCACGGCCGCCGCCGCGGCCCGGCCGATGTCCTGCACCGCGACCAGGGACAGCCGGGTCGCGGGGCGCAGGAGGGTCACCAGGCCGCCCTCGACGCCGCGCGGGAACAGGTACGCCATGGACGGCAGGAAGTTCTCCATGAAGAAGCCCGGCCGGAGCAGCGTCCAGTGCCGGAAGCCCGCCGCGCGGACCCGCTCCTCGACCGCGGCCTTGGCGTCCATGGTGGGCGCCAGCGACGCCCAGCGACCCTCGGCCCAGCCGGGGGTCTCGGTGTACCGCCCGACGCCCGAGACCGACGTGTGCACGAACTGCGGCACCCCGGCCGCCCGCGCGGCGTCGACGAGGTTGCCGCCCTGCGCCACCTCACCGGCGAAGTCGAAGCCCGCCGGGGTGCCGGCCGGCATCTGCACCGAGAAGACGGCGCGGACGCCCTCGGCGGCCCTGCGCAGGGAGTCGCGGTCGTGCAGGTCGCCGGTGACCAGTGCGGCGCCGAGCGCCTGGACCGCCCTGGCCCGGTCGGTGGCCGGGTCGCGCACCAGGGCGCGGACGGGGACGCCGGCCGCGAGCAGGGCGCGCGCGGTGGCCCCACCCTGCCTGCCGGTCGCGCCGGTGACCAGGACGGGGGCGGAAGTGGTCGACATGGTGCTCCTCGGGGTGCTCGGAGTGAAACGGCGGGGCCCGCCGTTTCTGCTCCGCTACGATACGGCGGGGCCCGCCACTTAGCCAGCACGGAGGTCGTGCCATGCCCGAACACCGCCGTGCGGACGCCCGGCGCAACTACGCGCGGGTGCTGGCGGCGGCCGACGCCGAGGTCGCCGCTCACGGCGCGGGCGCCTCCCTGGAACAGATCGCCCGCGTCGCTGGTGTCGGCTCGGCGACCGTGCGCAGGCACTTCCCCACCCGCCGCGCGCTGCTGGAGGCGGTCTCCCGGACGCGGGTCGAGGCCCTGTGCGCCCGTGCCCGCGAGCTGACCGGCGAGGACGACAGCCGCGGCGCGCTCCTGGGCTGGCTGGGCGAGGTCCTCGCCTACTGCGTCACCGCGCGGGGCCTCGCGGTCGCACTGGCCTACGACCACGAGGCCGCGCACGAGAACAGCTGCTCGGCGGCGCTGGAAGAGGCGGGGGAACCGCTGCTGCGCCGCGCCGCGCACGACGGCGCGGTGGCGGCCGGCGTCACGGTCGCGGACCTCATAACCCTGGCCGTCGGCATAGTCCTGGCCACCGAGCACACCCCCGACCCGGCCGCCCACGCGCAACGCCTGTTCCACCTGGCCGTAGCAGGCATGAGCCCGCCCTGACCCGCCCCGGCCCCAACCGGCCCGAGGGCGTGCCCGGCCTGGTCGCCGGACGCCCCGGACCGGGCCGCTAGGCCCGGCCTCGGAAGACCTCGACGAGACTGGCGTAGCTCGCACCGGCGTGGCCGGCGTCGATGGCGCGCTCGGTCAGGGCCTGGAGGCGGGCGGGCCAGTCGGTGTCGAC
Coding sequences:
- a CDS encoding NtaA/DmoA family FMN-dependent monooxygenase (This protein belongs to a clade of FMN-dependent monooxygenases, within a broader family of flavin-dependent oxidoreductases, the luciferase-like monooxygenase (LMM) family, some of whose members use coenzyme F420 rather than FMN.) — its product is MFPGTNSTLVWSDPATGSHIDFAAFADFARTAERARFDFVFLAEGLRLREQQGKVYDRDMAGRPDNFAVLAALAAVTDRIGLAGTVNSTFNEPFEVARQFATLDHLSGGRAGWNVVTTWEEYVGENFRRGSYLPREQRYERAAAFLDAVCRLLGSWRADDVLADKATGRFLRRADAGAFAHRDAQFDIAGRFTTPPGPQGRPVVFQAGSSPEGREFAAAAADAIFGMYGDLAEKREFYADVRRRAAAHGRAPGTPLVLPAATFCLGDTDAEARERAARVRLAQVDGRTAIAFLEEVWNRDLGAYDPDGPLPDVEPVVGGGAVAKAMAGVRKYPDPPATARRWRELAEAKGLSIRELVIEVTGRQTFIGAPSTVADAMCAWVDGGACDGFIVVPHTVPGAFDEFARTVVPLLQERGVVRAEYEGRTLREHLGLACN
- a CDS encoding LLM class flavin-dependent oxidoreductase; amino-acid sequence: MVFPLHLSVALDGTGWHPAAWREPDARPDLLCTPGYWTGLVAEAERGLLDLVTVEDALVLQSSAPHGPDDRLDRVRGRLDAVQVAARAAPVTAHVGLVPVVTVTHTEPFHTSRAVATLDYASTGRAGWCARVTDRVDEAAHFGRRRFPVPRADLHAEAADYVEVVRRLWDSWDDDAVIRDRATGRFLDRDKLHHVDFRGRWFSVAGPSTTPRPPQGQPVVCAAAHDDDALAFAAGAADVVLVAPRDAEDARRAAARVRAACEAAGRDGPVHVFAELTVFVDEEEGAAAERAARLDALGHGGCDPGAPVFTGTPAALADLLESWWAVGITGFRLRPAALPHDLRAVTRAVAPELGRRGVFRTRYEAGTLRGLLGLARPAGRYAAAAVRSS
- a CDS encoding D-alanine--D-alanine ligase family protein encodes the protein MRVAIAHNLRTTDDVSEVVFTSRETVDSVAEAIAGLGHEPVPVEVSGPVADTVERLEDCAPDLVYNLAEGWTDGARQPFYTGLYAALGLPFTGSPAHVQALAMDKYATKLVVAGHGVRTPRSQFLRDARDLDPARFEPPVIVKPNHEGTSRGITQESVVDSAAEAAALAADLLREYGAGVLVEEYVPGVDVTVPWLEIAGDDGGGALDATEVLIHDLAASGRRHGIMDYGFKNYSNRPLTGVAPSASFRTPARLPSAVLAELAASTATTARALGCRDLARVDFRVGDDGVPHLLEVNVLPGLDPTQSIHHAGRLAGLHPTQGVVRAVVASAARRWGLAAEPVQPTAVGV
- a CDS encoding carbamoyltransferase C-terminal domain-containing protein yields the protein MEDGWYLATYLNPAGVHRPLDVYFRHDNNISLWEKRGRYVTLLRHWEYERTTGQKMHRTPFVAHRDQVAFIDRLLAPTGLRLADMTAVWGTPDLAAGAHPWVEPDTDLAFHSIAHLYSAILLDSDVFFDGTVVGMAVDAGPDRLLDRRFKPHWYAGCVVRRGRVELHPVESPGPLYCEARDHFGLREGTLMALATATGATGRCDREAVLEKCRFDGFDGMAQAALAFREILAQVTGTADADPRFTERENLISAVMKEVQAISVAIMERNTERLLDVGGVDPAAAHLALAGGYALNCPTNSHLMDRYGFRGLLAPPCVGDSGQSIGIALEAFHRGSGGERFHFRFPGPYLGSEDGDLAGALARHARFVESVTDDFDPAAAVADLREGPVAWFAGRAESGPRALGNRSILADPTSSVAKDVLNQVKRREWWRPVAPVVLAEHADAWFEGVRPSPHMLETFAVRADRRARVPAVAHLDGTARVQTLTRAQNPLLHRLITAFHAATGVPMLCNTSLNDKGEPIVDTIEQAMNFCLRRGVRVAYFDGRRVAFRDFADYPERNPAERVRAPFTDVDPWEALRVRAEANPHGLPGTHLYLYLRDLELHDRHDIRTAEGAAAVRAAIDRRLRADPDLWVEVERDREETARQFENFGGAEVVNGRVPVYRVSESSR
- a CDS encoding NmrA/HSCARG family protein, encoding MSTTSAPVLVTGATGRQGGATARALLAAGVPVRALVRDPATDRARAVQALGAALVTGDLHDRDSLRRAAEGVRAVFSVQMPAGTPAGFDFAGEVAQGGNLVDAARAAGVPQFVHTSVSGVGRYTETPGWAEGRWASLAPTMDAKAAVEERVRAAGFRHWTLLRPGFFMENFLPSMAYLFPRGVEGGLVTLLRPATRLSLVAVQDIGRAAAAAVLDPERFTGVELELAGDYLSMTAIADVLSRVLGTPLAAPDMTAEQAVAAGMPAMGSSHEWLDAAGQPARPEHARDLGLPLTGFEEWAWEHLRAAA
- a CDS encoding TetR/AcrR family transcriptional regulator, with translation MPEHRRADARRNYARVLAAADAEVAAHGAGASLEQIARVAGVGSATVRRHFPTRRALLEAVSRTRVEALCARARELTGEDDSRGALLGWLGEVLAYCVTARGLAVALAYDHEAAHENSCSAALEEAGEPLLRRAAHDGAVAAGVTVADLITLAVGIVLATEHTPDPAAHAQRLFHLAVAGMSPP